A stretch of the Chelonia mydas isolate rCheMyd1 chromosome 5, rCheMyd1.pri.v2, whole genome shotgun sequence genome encodes the following:
- the PMAIP1 gene encoding phorbol-12-myristate-13-acetate-induced protein 1: protein MMPGKTLRKGAQQSPAPAAQEAVTQCSLQLRKIGDICNLQQKILNVITKLFCPGT from the exons ATGATGCCGGGAAAGACCCTGCGCAAGGGTGCGCAGCAGAGCCCCGCTCCCGCAG CACAGGAAGCTGTGACCCAGTGCTCTTTGCAACTACGCAAAATAGGAGATATATGCAACCTGCAGCAGAAGATTCTTAATGTTATTACAAAACTGTTCTGCCCAGGAACGTGA